A window from Luteibacter flocculans encodes these proteins:
- a CDS encoding DUF4124 domain-containing protein, producing MGRLGRLMALALCAASGTATATTVYKCQAGGQTIYQQAPCAKNQRQETIALPDSAPADGQVAPMLEAPARASADETAPPPTAAVPPPRLFGCIRATDGKPYTSENGQPAPYQAPFGVLGAVSQPLSEAYGRGAAVASAPELNRGNGMAAAVATRNYVWVQDQCRPLSPAEACQVLREDAEANQRQIRNAFKSERGPLDAKDAQLQAQLKGCG from the coding sequence GTGGGCCGCCTCGGTCGCCTGATGGCGCTGGCGCTATGCGCCGCGAGTGGCACCGCGACGGCCACCACGGTCTACAAGTGCCAGGCAGGCGGCCAGACCATCTATCAGCAGGCGCCCTGCGCGAAGAACCAACGCCAGGAGACGATCGCCCTGCCCGACTCCGCGCCTGCCGATGGACAGGTGGCTCCGATGCTCGAGGCACCGGCACGCGCCAGCGCGGACGAGACGGCGCCGCCGCCCACGGCGGCCGTTCCACCTCCCCGACTGTTCGGCTGCATACGTGCGACCGACGGCAAGCCGTATACGAGCGAGAACGGGCAGCCGGCGCCGTATCAGGCGCCGTTCGGCGTGCTCGGCGCCGTGAGCCAGCCGCTGTCCGAGGCGTACGGTCGCGGTGCCGCCGTTGCTTCCGCTCCGGAATTGAACCGCGGCAATGGGATGGCGGCCGCCGTGGCGACACGCAACTACGTATGGGTACAGGACCAGTGCCGCCCGCTCTCGCCCGCCGAGGCGTGCCAGGTGCTGCGCGAGGATGCGGAGGCCAACCAGCGACAGATCCGCAACGCGTTCAAGAGCGAGCGCGGACCACTGGACGCGAAGGACGCCCAGCTTCAAGCGCAACTGAAAGGCTGCGGCTAG
- a CDS encoding EamA family transporter has protein sequence MKPADLLLGILVTVIWGSNFSVIEAGLRDLDPFLLTGLRFTFTAFPLILFLRRPSDVSLAVLAAYGLLFGVGLWWVVNLAMALGLSPGLSSLVLQFSAFFTLILSAVILRERIGRIPIVGMVVAAAGLLLVIAFTDGHTTLVGVALVLLAALSWSACNLIVKRYKPADMIAFIVWSSVFSAPVLFLLTWLKYGNAPFNGLLTGLTLRASASVLFQAYVTTVFGYMVWNNLMKKYPASSVAPLSLIVPVSGVVTSYLVYHETFAPMVWVGVVVMLVGVAIFVLGPRLGQLFTRPRRCSG, from the coding sequence ATGAAACCTGCCGATCTGCTGCTCGGCATCCTTGTCACGGTGATCTGGGGAAGCAACTTCTCCGTGATCGAAGCAGGCCTGCGCGATCTCGATCCTTTCCTGCTGACCGGCTTGCGTTTCACTTTCACCGCGTTTCCGTTGATCCTCTTTCTTCGTCGACCGAGCGATGTGTCACTTGCGGTGCTGGCGGCCTACGGGCTGCTGTTCGGCGTGGGCCTGTGGTGGGTTGTGAACCTCGCGATGGCGCTCGGGTTGTCGCCGGGCCTGTCGTCGCTCGTGTTGCAGTTCAGCGCGTTCTTTACGTTGATCCTGAGCGCCGTGATCCTGCGCGAACGCATCGGGCGCATTCCGATCGTGGGGATGGTCGTTGCGGCGGCGGGCCTGTTGCTGGTGATTGCGTTTACGGACGGACACACAACGCTCGTCGGTGTGGCGCTGGTCCTGCTGGCCGCGCTGAGTTGGAGCGCATGCAACCTCATCGTGAAGCGTTACAAGCCTGCGGACATGATCGCGTTCATCGTCTGGTCCAGCGTGTTTTCCGCGCCGGTGCTGTTTCTTCTCACTTGGCTGAAATATGGCAATGCACCCTTCAACGGACTGCTCACGGGGCTGACGTTGCGCGCAAGCGCTTCCGTGCTGTTCCAGGCCTATGTCACCACGGTGTTCGGTTACATGGTCTGGAACAACCTGATGAAGAAGTATCCGGCCTCGTCGGTGGCGCCGCTGTCGCTGATCGTTCCGGTGTCCGGCGTCGTGACGTCGTACCTCGTCTACCACGAGACCTTTGCGCCGATGGTGTGGGTGGGTGTGGTCGTGATGCTTGTTGGCGTGGCGATCTTCGTGCTCGGGCCGCGTCTTGGGCAGCTGTTCACCAGGCCTCGCCGCTGTAGCGGCTAG
- a CDS encoding TonB-dependent receptor: protein MYSRHSSQRTPRRSLSLAIALGLGLVATAALAQSTVGAVYGTADAGAEVTATNTGSGLSRSTTVGSDGRFNISSLPPGDYKITSTKGGQNATRNIQVVAGQGFNLNLAAPATASAAEDLTTVSVTANALPPIDITSSQTNTVMTAEQIKQLPLARNQTAVALLAPGATRGDSAFGNLASFGGASVAENSYYVNGFNVTNFFQSLTYSQVPFEAIDQEEIQDGGYGAEYGNSTGGVISVNTKRGTNEWKGGVDYTWNPYQFQASQPNVYLQNGALLQNDRHNSNYVIGNNGTGNATDFGQRWNAWLGGPLIKDKLFMFALVGGTRTADEHYGDTTGGGNFDKTTIKDPRYLVKLDWNINESNILEYTGFSDSSTAQQSVYGYSYDDNGQPHRGDYLGQVYDKTGGMNNILKYTSYITDDFTVSAQYGKSTNKRIERATTADGTVEQYDGNIFDAVNSPGCPIIIDARTPVSNGAAGYPHCSFTSGTLSTPNGEDKRNAGRIDFEYHIGDHELKAGWARDHFTTDTGTAYEGGATYTYQSIPASILGHDPGLDPSDSVVRQAVFATGAKVGITQKSYYLQDNWHITDNFVARIGVRNDGFNNTNSLGQTYVSQVHSWQPRLGFSWDVHGDSTLKVYGSAGDYSLPLDGNVALRGAAASLYQIRYFSYTGVDPVTGAPLGLGPVSDAYAAQFPSRTGTVYANGEAGVVPNPGAVATKDLKPFKQREFILGAQQQVSDWTLGAKAIYRKVLTGIDDSCDFRPIAAAANAQYGLNLDTTSLTPGAANVPGCYIFNPGSSVTLRTPVDATGTVYDIHLPGTAVGEPSYKRSYMALQLTAERNFDNTWYMKASYVWSHTRGNSEGGVDSSNGQADTGTTELFDYPEIMAGTNGYLPNDRKHTFKLYGAWQITPEWLVGANGVLQTGRPENCYGLNPIDGQVDGGYGGGAYLYCSGMIVKRGSVGRTPTYWNIDLNASYKPEWAKGVTISANVFNIFNKQHTTTINEVGEDNNGNSLAGSTYKIPTSFQQPRYVQLSAEYDFSL from the coding sequence ATGTATTCGCGTCATTCGTCACAGCGCACGCCGAGGCGTTCGCTTTCACTTGCCATCGCACTCGGCCTCGGCCTCGTTGCGACCGCAGCGCTCGCGCAAAGCACCGTCGGTGCCGTCTACGGCACGGCCGATGCCGGCGCGGAGGTCACGGCCACCAATACGGGTAGTGGCCTGAGCCGCTCCACGACCGTCGGCAGCGACGGGCGCTTCAACATTTCGTCGCTGCCGCCGGGCGACTACAAGATCACTTCCACCAAGGGTGGACAGAACGCGACCCGTAACATCCAGGTCGTGGCGGGTCAGGGTTTCAACCTGAATCTAGCCGCGCCCGCCACCGCGTCCGCTGCCGAGGACCTGACCACCGTGTCGGTGACGGCGAATGCCCTGCCGCCGATCGACATCACGTCGAGCCAGACCAACACGGTGATGACCGCGGAGCAGATCAAGCAGTTGCCGCTTGCCCGCAACCAGACGGCCGTGGCGCTGCTGGCACCCGGTGCAACCCGTGGCGACAGCGCCTTCGGCAACCTCGCGTCGTTCGGCGGTGCGTCGGTCGCTGAGAACAGCTATTACGTCAACGGCTTCAACGTCACGAACTTCTTCCAGAGCCTGACCTATTCGCAGGTGCCTTTCGAGGCGATCGACCAGGAAGAGATCCAGGACGGTGGCTACGGTGCGGAATACGGCAACTCGACCGGCGGCGTGATCTCGGTCAATACCAAGCGCGGCACGAACGAGTGGAAGGGCGGCGTCGACTACACCTGGAATCCGTACCAGTTCCAGGCGAGCCAGCCGAACGTCTACCTGCAGAACGGCGCGCTGCTCCAGAACGACCGTCACAACAGCAACTACGTGATCGGCAACAACGGGACCGGTAACGCGACCGATTTCGGCCAGCGCTGGAACGCCTGGTTGGGCGGCCCGCTGATCAAGGACAAGTTGTTCATGTTCGCGCTCGTCGGTGGCACGCGCACGGCAGACGAGCACTACGGCGACACCACGGGCGGTGGCAACTTCGACAAGACCACCATCAAGGACCCGCGCTACCTGGTCAAGCTGGACTGGAACATCAACGAGAGCAACATCCTCGAATACACCGGCTTCAGCGATTCCAGCACGGCGCAGCAGAGCGTCTACGGCTACAGCTACGACGACAACGGCCAGCCGCATCGGGGTGACTACCTCGGTCAGGTCTATGACAAGACCGGCGGCATGAACAACATCCTGAAGTACACCAGCTACATCACGGATGACTTCACGGTGTCTGCCCAGTACGGCAAGAGCACGAACAAGCGCATCGAGCGCGCCACCACGGCCGACGGCACCGTCGAGCAGTACGACGGCAACATTTTCGACGCCGTGAATTCGCCGGGTTGCCCCATCATCATCGACGCACGCACGCCTGTCTCCAATGGTGCGGCGGGCTATCCGCATTGCTCTTTCACCAGCGGCACGCTGAGCACACCGAACGGTGAAGACAAGCGCAACGCAGGTCGCATCGACTTCGAGTATCACATCGGCGATCACGAACTGAAGGCCGGTTGGGCGCGCGACCACTTCACCACCGACACCGGCACCGCCTACGAAGGCGGCGCGACCTACACCTACCAGTCGATTCCCGCGAGCATCCTGGGTCACGACCCGGGTCTCGACCCGAGCGACAGCGTAGTGCGCCAGGCGGTATTTGCGACCGGCGCCAAGGTCGGCATCACGCAGAAGTCGTACTACCTGCAGGACAACTGGCACATCACCGACAACTTCGTCGCCCGCATCGGTGTGCGCAACGACGGCTTCAACAACACCAACAGCCTCGGCCAGACCTACGTCAGCCAGGTCCACAGTTGGCAGCCACGCCTCGGCTTCTCGTGGGACGTGCACGGCGACTCGACGCTGAAGGTCTACGGCAGCGCCGGCGACTACTCGCTCCCGCTGGACGGCAACGTCGCACTGCGTGGCGCAGCAGCCTCGCTGTACCAGATCCGCTACTTCAGCTACACGGGCGTCGATCCGGTCACCGGTGCGCCGCTGGGCTTGGGCCCCGTGTCCGATGCGTACGCGGCACAGTTCCCGTCGCGCACGGGCACCGTCTATGCCAACGGCGAGGCGGGTGTCGTCCCCAACCCGGGTGCGGTCGCCACCAAGGATCTGAAGCCGTTCAAGCAGCGTGAGTTCATCCTCGGCGCGCAGCAGCAGGTGTCCGACTGGACCCTCGGTGCCAAGGCGATCTACCGCAAGGTGCTGACCGGCATCGACGATTCCTGCGACTTCCGCCCGATCGCCGCCGCAGCAAACGCGCAGTACGGCCTGAACCTCGATACCACCAGCCTGACCCCGGGTGCCGCCAACGTGCCGGGCTGCTACATCTTCAACCCGGGCAGCTCGGTGACCTTGCGCACCCCGGTCGACGCGACGGGAACGGTCTACGACATCCACCTCCCCGGTACGGCGGTGGGCGAGCCGAGCTACAAGCGTTCGTACATGGCGTTGCAGTTGACCGCCGAGCGCAACTTCGACAACACGTGGTACATGAAGGCGTCATATGTGTGGTCGCACACCCGCGGCAACTCGGAAGGTGGTGTGGACTCCTCGAACGGCCAGGCCGACACGGGCACCACGGAGCTGTTCGACTACCCCGAGATCATGGCGGGCACCAACGGCTACCTGCCGAACGACCGCAAGCACACCTTCAAGCTCTACGGCGCCTGGCAGATCACGCCGGAATGGCTGGTGGGTGCGAACGGCGTGCTGCAGACCGGGCGTCCGGAGAACTGCTACGGCCTCAACCCGATCGACGGTCAGGTGGACGGCGGCTACGGTGGCGGTGCGTACCTGTATTGCAGCGGCATGATCGTGAAGCGCGGTTCGGTGGGACGCACACCCACCTACTGGAACATCGACCTCAACGCGTCGTACAAGCCCGAGTGGGCCAAGGGCGTGACGATCTCGGCGAACGTCTTCAACATCTTCAACAAGCAGCACACGACCACGATCAACGAAGTGGGCGAAGACAACAACGGCAACTCGCTGGCTGGAAGCACCTACAAGATCCCGACCAGCTTCCAGCAGCCGCGTTACGTCCAGCTGTCTGCCGAGTACGACTTCTCGCTGTAA
- a CDS encoding DegV family protein, with amino-acid sequence MRIGVAIDAACDVPHEFVIRNGIAVMPIAVKVDQQRFKDDRDPVEIQRFRDQKLGSRSHSAETDASSVEDVQTLFLERMVKDFDCVVCLTIMATRSPIHDNVIKASFAILKNYRPIREAAGITGPFLMRVVDTRNIFAGSAPTIAETVRMIQAGKSPAEVRERAAQVADCSYGYMLPRDLNYLRSRARSKGDRSVSFLSSMLGTALDIKPILRAHRGETGPVGKVRGFEQGALALFEYATKRVQAGLLVPSLSLSYGGDLDDMRNLPGYGALVRTCEDAGVTVLESPMGITGMVNVGEGAMTLGLACEDHVAEF; translated from the coding sequence ATGCGAATCGGTGTGGCGATCGACGCGGCCTGTGACGTGCCGCATGAATTCGTGATCAGGAACGGCATCGCTGTGATGCCGATCGCGGTCAAGGTGGATCAGCAGCGTTTCAAGGACGACCGCGATCCGGTGGAAATCCAGCGCTTCCGCGATCAGAAGCTGGGCAGCCGCAGTCATTCCGCCGAGACGGATGCGAGTTCCGTCGAGGACGTGCAGACCTTGTTCCTGGAACGCATGGTGAAGGACTTCGACTGCGTCGTATGCCTGACCATCATGGCCACACGCAGCCCGATCCACGACAACGTCATCAAGGCGAGCTTCGCCATCCTCAAGAATTACCGGCCCATCCGCGAAGCGGCGGGGATCACCGGCCCCTTCCTCATGCGCGTGGTCGACACGCGCAACATCTTCGCCGGCTCGGCGCCGACGATCGCCGAAACGGTGCGCATGATCCAGGCGGGGAAGTCGCCCGCCGAAGTGCGCGAGCGGGCGGCTCAGGTTGCCGACTGCTCCTACGGCTACATGCTGCCGCGCGATCTGAATTACCTGCGCTCGCGTGCCCGCAGCAAGGGCGATCGCAGTGTGAGCTTCCTGAGTTCCATGCTCGGCACGGCGCTGGACATCAAGCCGATTCTCCGCGCGCACCGCGGCGAAACCGGGCCGGTGGGCAAGGTGCGCGGCTTCGAGCAAGGGGCGTTGGCCCTGTTTGAATATGCGACCAAGCGTGTGCAGGCCGGCCTGCTGGTGCCTTCGCTGTCGCTCAGCTACGGCGGCGACCTCGACGATATGCGCAACCTGCCGGGTTACGGCGCACTCGTGCGTACCTGCGAGGACGCGGGCGTGACGGTACTCGAATCCCCGATGGGCATCACGGGCATGGTCAACGTCGGCGAGGGCGCCATGACGCTCGGTCTCGCTTGCGAGGACCACGTGGCGGAGTTCTGA
- a CDS encoding AMP nucleosidase: protein MKTKNDIVSNWLPRYTGTPLEGFGRHILLTNFGHYVERFAQDHGVEVRGRDRPMPNATADGITLINFGMGSPNAATVMDLLSAIEPQAVLFLGKCGGLKRKNAIGDLVLPIAAIRGEGTSNDYLLPEVPALPAFQLQRAVSTMIRDLGHDYWTGTVYTTNRRVWEHDDGFKDYLRRTRCMAIDMETATIFAAGFANHIPCGALLLVSDQPMIPEGVKTETSDASVTANYVDRHIKVGVEALKLVRRHGRSVKHLRFEDDGE, encoded by the coding sequence ATGAAAACCAAGAACGACATCGTCTCCAACTGGTTGCCCCGCTATACGGGCACGCCGCTGGAAGGCTTCGGCCGGCACATCCTGCTGACCAATTTCGGGCACTACGTGGAACGCTTCGCCCAGGATCATGGCGTGGAGGTCCGCGGTCGCGACCGGCCCATGCCCAATGCCACGGCCGATGGCATTACCCTCATCAACTTCGGCATGGGCAGTCCCAACGCCGCCACGGTCATGGACCTGCTCAGCGCCATCGAGCCCCAGGCCGTGCTGTTCCTCGGCAAGTGCGGTGGCCTGAAGCGGAAGAACGCCATCGGCGATCTGGTGCTGCCGATCGCCGCGATCCGTGGCGAAGGTACGTCCAACGACTACCTGCTGCCCGAGGTTCCCGCCCTGCCGGCGTTCCAGCTCCAGCGCGCGGTGTCCACGATGATCCGCGATCTCGGCCACGACTACTGGACCGGCACGGTGTACACGACCAACCGCCGTGTCTGGGAGCACGACGACGGGTTCAAGGACTATCTCCGCCGCACCCGCTGCATGGCGATCGACATGGAAACCGCGACGATCTTCGCCGCCGGCTTCGCCAACCACATTCCCTGCGGCGCACTGCTGCTGGTCTCCGACCAGCCGATGATCCCCGAAGGCGTGAAGACCGAGACCAGCGACGCGTCCGTTACCGCGAACTACGTCGATCGACACATCAAGGTCGGCGTGGAGGCCCTGAAGCTCGTACGGCGCCACGGTCGCAGCGTGAAGCACCTGCGTTTCGAAGACGACGGCGAATAA
- a CDS encoding TonB-dependent receptor, translating into MQSVTHSSATPRRRLALAVAFAIGAGAAGGALAQSNASGSIFGSATPGDTVHIENTATGLRRDITVDASGRYRANSLPIGSYDVSLMHNGAVVDTHKGVQTQISQGTDVSFNAPSGDATTLGSVQVTANSLPSIDVSSVDSRTVLSADQLSKLPIARTSISSIALLAPGTTSAARGYGNALSFGGSSASENAYYINGFQVTNPLTGVSSRQLPYDAIDQEQVLIGGYGAEYGRSTGGVINVVTKRGSNEWKGDVQVLWSPSELAQEPRNVYLRNGTLYQRGNQYAQRDQENLQYSGSLGGALVKDKLFIFAAADWIRQTGNYTGPNSVSDDERDTAKTKRWLTKLDWNITDNNILELTGIGDTETTDSSIFAYNYGTGRGDYLGHQYTKNYNGTQTNGTPGGNTYIAHYTGYITDDLTVNAMYGRANSDHQQTVNGASGVACPSITDSRVEFVNNKQTGCTVGSTTTLLPGSKDSTKGWSANIEYRIGDHDLRAGVDNYVLRATWGSSPVGGTAYTYNDVGDGSVIQQRLINLGLSPTLYNPADFPNGYYVESSALSTGTSARTNQRSQFAEDNWQITDRWHGYIGLRNEQFSNYNGEGQAYARARHQLDPRLGVSWDVYGDSSLKIYANAGRYHLGLPTSVAVRGAGPSTYPSQYFSFTGIDPTTGVPTGLGQGAYSGTYYLNGANGTPPDAKTVSAKQLHSYYQDEYIFGFDKQLDNNWVVGAKAMYRKLRSLIDDTCDSAPLQAWGDRNGLSAEVAAGIKQSTGCWLFNPGRANTFVLSPSAGQYLDVPLSAADIGEPKPKRSYYMLDLYAEHQFSDKWYGKIDYTYSRSYGNSEGQLDSNIVQADVSTTESWDFPQIMENTNGDLPNDHKHQLRVYGTYAPTDEWQFSTVSRVTSGAPVSCLGIRPLSAGGDPYGYGANYFWCNGEPSPRGSRGRTPWTYTMDVSAAWKPMFADHKLTFSVDVFNLLGKQQVTQYFETGETANGLANPNYKRARSFQDPRYVRLGARYDFTL; encoded by the coding sequence ATGCAGTCCGTCACTCACTCGTCAGCGACACCACGCCGCCGACTCGCACTGGCCGTCGCCTTCGCCATCGGTGCGGGCGCCGCAGGTGGCGCGCTCGCCCAGAGCAACGCCAGCGGCTCGATCTTCGGCTCGGCCACGCCCGGCGACACCGTGCATATCGAGAACACCGCGACCGGCTTGCGCCGCGACATCACCGTCGACGCCAGTGGTCGTTATCGCGCGAATTCGCTGCCGATCGGCAGCTACGACGTGTCCCTGATGCACAACGGCGCCGTGGTCGACACGCACAAGGGCGTGCAGACGCAGATCAGCCAGGGTACCGACGTGTCGTTCAACGCGCCCAGCGGCGACGCCACGACACTTGGCAGCGTGCAGGTCACGGCCAACAGCCTTCCCAGCATCGACGTCAGCTCGGTCGACTCGCGCACGGTGCTGAGCGCGGATCAGCTCTCCAAGCTGCCGATCGCCCGCACGTCGATCAGCTCCATCGCCTTGCTCGCCCCGGGCACCACATCGGCCGCGCGCGGCTACGGCAACGCCTTGTCGTTCGGTGGTTCGTCCGCCTCCGAGAACGCGTACTACATCAACGGCTTCCAGGTCACCAACCCGCTGACTGGCGTGAGCTCGCGCCAGCTTCCCTATGACGCCATCGACCAGGAGCAGGTGCTCATCGGCGGCTACGGTGCCGAGTACGGTCGTTCCACCGGCGGCGTGATCAACGTGGTCACCAAGCGCGGCTCGAACGAATGGAAGGGCGACGTGCAGGTGCTGTGGTCGCCGTCGGAGCTGGCGCAGGAACCGCGCAATGTATACCTGCGCAACGGCACGCTGTACCAGCGCGGCAACCAGTACGCACAGCGCGACCAGGAAAACCTGCAGTACTCCGGCTCGCTCGGTGGTGCACTGGTGAAGGACAAGCTGTTCATCTTCGCCGCGGCGGACTGGATCCGTCAGACCGGCAACTACACCGGTCCCAACTCGGTCAGCGACGACGAGAGGGATACCGCGAAGACCAAGCGCTGGCTCACCAAGCTCGACTGGAACATCACCGACAACAACATCCTCGAACTGACGGGCATCGGCGATACCGAAACCACGGATTCCTCGATCTTCGCGTACAACTACGGCACCGGCCGCGGCGACTACCTGGGCCACCAGTACACCAAGAACTACAACGGCACCCAGACCAACGGCACGCCCGGCGGCAACACCTACATCGCCCACTACACCGGCTACATCACCGACGACCTGACGGTGAACGCGATGTACGGTCGCGCCAACTCCGATCACCAGCAAACCGTAAACGGCGCCTCGGGCGTGGCCTGCCCGTCCATCACCGATTCACGCGTCGAATTCGTCAATAACAAGCAGACCGGCTGTACCGTCGGTTCGACCACCACTCTCCTGCCCGGCTCCAAAGACAGCACGAAGGGCTGGAGCGCGAACATCGAGTACCGCATCGGCGACCACGATCTCCGCGCCGGCGTGGACAACTACGTGCTGCGTGCGACCTGGGGCTCCAGTCCGGTCGGCGGCACGGCGTATACGTATAACGATGTCGGCGACGGCAGCGTGATCCAGCAGCGCCTGATCAACCTGGGCCTCAGCCCCACGCTGTACAACCCGGCGGACTTCCCGAACGGCTATTACGTGGAGTCCTCCGCGCTCAGCACCGGTACGTCCGCACGCACGAACCAGCGCTCGCAGTTCGCCGAGGACAACTGGCAGATCACCGATCGCTGGCACGGGTACATCGGCCTGCGCAACGAACAGTTCTCCAACTACAACGGTGAAGGCCAGGCGTACGCGCGTGCGCGTCATCAGCTCGATCCGCGCCTCGGCGTGTCCTGGGACGTCTACGGCGACAGCTCGTTGAAGATCTACGCCAACGCGGGACGGTACCACCTCGGTCTGCCGACCTCGGTGGCCGTGCGCGGCGCTGGTCCGTCGACCTATCCGTCGCAGTACTTCAGCTTCACCGGCATCGACCCCACCACGGGCGTCCCGACGGGTCTCGGCCAGGGCGCTTACTCGGGCACCTACTACCTCAACGGCGCCAACGGCACGCCGCCCGACGCGAAGACGGTGTCGGCCAAGCAACTGCACTCGTACTACCAGGACGAGTACATCTTCGGTTTCGACAAGCAGTTGGATAACAACTGGGTGGTCGGCGCGAAGGCCATGTACCGCAAGCTGCGCAGCCTCATCGACGACACCTGCGACTCCGCACCGCTGCAGGCGTGGGGCGATCGCAACGGGCTCAGCGCCGAAGTGGCCGCCGGTATCAAACAAAGCACGGGCTGCTGGCTGTTCAACCCGGGTCGCGCGAACACGTTCGTACTCTCGCCGTCGGCGGGCCAGTACCTCGACGTGCCGCTCTCCGCGGCGGACATCGGCGAACCGAAGCCGAAGCGCTCGTACTACATGCTCGATCTGTATGCCGAGCACCAGTTCAGCGACAAGTGGTACGGCAAGATCGACTACACCTACTCGCGCAGCTACGGCAACTCGGAAGGCCAGCTCGATTCGAACATCGTGCAGGCCGACGTCTCCACGACCGAGAGCTGGGACTTCCCGCAGATCATGGAGAACACGAACGGCGATCTGCCCAACGACCACAAGCACCAGCTTCGCGTCTACGGCACCTATGCGCCGACCGACGAGTGGCAGTTCTCCACGGTCAGTCGCGTGACGTCCGGCGCGCCGGTGAGCTGCCTCGGCATCCGTCCGCTGTCCGCTGGCGGTGACCCGTACGGCTACGGTGCCAACTACTTCTGGTGCAACGGCGAGCCATCGCCGCGTGGGTCGCGCGGTCGCACGCCCTGGACGTACACGATGGACGTCAGCGCCGCCTGGAAGCCGATGTTCGCCGATCACAAGCTCACGTTCTCGGTGGACGTCTTCAACCTGCTCGGCAAGCAGCAGGTGACGCAGTACTTCGAAACGGGCGAGACCGCGAACGGCCTCGCCAATCCGAACTACAAGCGCGCCCGCTCGTTCCAGGACCCGCGTTACGTCCGCCTCGGCGCACGTTACGACTTCACGCTCTGA
- a CDS encoding Hsp70 family protein produces MNIGIDFGTSYSAAATYVDGELTLVHFGDAKQFRTAVFFPEVVPDPSDFRLTPELDAQVESHVRDARAQQRQFATEARQQGRSYTERSDADLRRDALRTVRRQWMERRAAESPTATVESFQHALFGDDAVQAYLEYGDGNLIESPKSMLGYRLDPQVRKVIVHIATHILEHIRLAASRQLGGPVRTAVIGRPVHFRSSMGDRGSEQAVEIIREAAAVAGFDAVTFLEEPAAAAMHYHKRLATRQTALIVDIGGGTTDVAFAELGGDELPRIVRTWGLAKGGTDLDVNLSMHSFMPQLGNNVTRVPVHHYVEAASVHNLPKQREFRRQDYRFVDEPWQSRLRALQQPGATTRLNQTAERSKIALSSDAETPADLGFLEPGLGVSVARSDLDAAVEPFVERMQRLLAEVRAEWPGVPGSVFLTGGTSRSPVVKAAVRESFPDIPLVEGDPSLGVVSGLAVAAVEGSTEPASA; encoded by the coding sequence ATGAACATCGGTATCGACTTCGGTACGAGCTATTCCGCCGCCGCGACGTATGTGGACGGCGAGCTGACGCTCGTTCATTTCGGCGACGCCAAGCAGTTCCGCACCGCCGTCTTCTTTCCCGAAGTGGTGCCGGATCCGAGCGACTTCCGTCTCACGCCCGAACTCGACGCACAGGTCGAATCCCATGTGCGCGACGCGCGTGCACAGCAACGCCAGTTCGCCACCGAGGCGCGGCAGCAGGGGCGTTCGTATACCGAGCGCAGCGATGCCGATCTGCGTCGCGACGCGTTGCGCACCGTGCGTCGCCAGTGGATGGAGCGCCGTGCGGCGGAATCGCCCACCGCCACGGTCGAGAGCTTTCAGCACGCCCTGTTCGGCGACGACGCCGTGCAGGCCTACCTCGAATATGGCGACGGCAATCTGATTGAATCGCCGAAGTCGATGCTGGGTTATCGGCTCGACCCGCAGGTGCGCAAGGTGATCGTGCACATCGCCACGCATATCCTCGAACACATCCGTCTCGCGGCGAGCCGCCAGCTTGGCGGACCCGTGCGCACGGCCGTGATCGGGCGTCCCGTGCATTTCCGTAGTTCGATGGGCGACAGGGGCTCCGAGCAGGCCGTGGAGATCATCCGCGAAGCCGCGGCCGTTGCGGGCTTCGACGCCGTGACGTTTCTCGAAGAACCCGCCGCCGCCGCCATGCATTACCACAAGCGCCTCGCCACGCGGCAGACGGCGCTCATCGTGGACATCGGCGGCGGTACCACCGACGTCGCCTTTGCCGAACTGGGTGGCGACGAGCTGCCGCGCATCGTCCGCACCTGGGGCCTCGCCAAGGGCGGTACCGACCTCGATGTGAACCTCAGCATGCACAGCTTCATGCCGCAGCTAGGTAACAACGTCACGCGGGTGCCGGTGCACCACTACGTGGAAGCGGCCAGCGTGCACAACCTGCCGAAGCAGCGTGAGTTCCGTCGGCAGGATTACCGTTTCGTGGACGAACCCTGGCAATCGCGCCTGCGCGCCCTGCAACAGCCTGGCGCCACCACCCGGCTCAACCAGACCGCTGAACGCAGCAAGATCGCCCTGAGCAGCGACGCGGAGACGCCCGCGGACCTCGGCTTTCTCGAGCCGGGCCTTGGTGTAAGCGTGGCGCGCAGCGACCTCGATGCGGCGGTGGAGCCGTTCGTCGAGCGCATGCAGCGCCTGCTCGCCGAAGTGCGTGCGGAATGGCCGGGCGTTCCCGGCAGCGTGTTCCTCACCGGTGGCACATCGCGTTCGCCGGTAGTCAAAGCCGCCGTGCGCGAGAGTTTTCCCGATATTCCGCTGGTCGAAGGCGATCCGTCGCTCGGCGTCGTCTCCGGTCTGGCGGTGGCGGCCGTCGAAGGAAGCACCGAGCCCGCGTCGGCGTAG